From bacterium, the proteins below share one genomic window:
- the atpF gene encoding F0F1 ATP synthase subunit B gives MELNIPVVLTNIAGFVIVVWILAKFAWGPILDLLDARRDKISSDFAEAEQARGDAEKLRGDFESKLGEIKVIEREKVQEAVVRGEEIADRIKGEAQAKAGSALDKARQDIEVETQKAQLSLRDDIVELALGSAEKLINQKLDDETHRRLIREYIDSLGKMPHA, from the coding sequence ATGGAACTGAACATACCCGTCGTCCTGACCAACATCGCGGGCTTCGTGATCGTGGTCTGGATCCTCGCCAAGTTCGCGTGGGGTCCGATCCTCGACCTGCTCGACGCCCGCCGCGACAAGATCTCCTCCGACTTCGCCGAGGCCGAGCAGGCCCGCGGGGACGCGGAGAAGCTGCGCGGCGATTTCGAGTCGAAGCTCGGCGAGATCAAGGTCATCGAGCGCGAAAAGGTCCAGGAGGCCGTCGTCCGCGGCGAGGAGATCGCCGACCGGATAAAGGGCGAGGCCCAGGCCAAGGCCGGGAGCGCCCTCGACAAGGCGCGGCAGGACATCGAGGTCGAAACGCAGAAGGCGCAGCTCTCGCTGCGCGACGACATCGTGGAGCTCGCCCTGGGTTCGGCGGAGAAACTCATCAACCAGAAGCTGGACGACGAGACGCACCGCCGCCTGATCCGCGAGTACATCGACAGCCTCGGGAAGATGCCCCATGCGTGA